A DNA window from Thiothrix subterranea contains the following coding sequences:
- a CDS encoding DUF262 domain-containing protein, with product MQNGNVKIKDLFNGDRIFNIPKYQRAYAWEEEENLAYFLDDLKNQRSEKSYFLGTLLFHERKSRGEYEFVDVVDGQQRLTTIIIFMKVMINILIDQGSNKVSNKTYSRYIYDGHSYKLELENEDSSFLHNKIFGDTDAIEFETPSQKRLYLAKVYFYNELSSLNLTDLENIFSILIEADVILYVVNKISDATQIFELLNDRGKKLTDLEGIKSFLMYRIGCLNLKDNGDQSIDTIQNNFASIYRKIEKYNINENDVLRYHTIAFEESKAHYYNNPEGFIKNKINAFFKESIDDLEIKHEIMAYTERLRNGFDIFNIIKENSISLDHLNNLFMIGRVNPFYPLLMHTYKYNFNNFSEFSRDLTKFTFRSSLVGLKNDNEVFYKYIRNAENFSNLFKWITNDNWWDINKRADETLSNRNHYVRINNNIIKYILFSYENHLRKIKGYPLITIETYFSDDKREKLNIEHITAQRAKNINSTIEFEENYLHSLGNLVLDTISSNSRKSNNSVDDKLQEYSKSPIMSQNEINDEKIDWDNIEEVKLFIDKRNEMLLSFIKTHLL from the coding sequence ATGCAGAATGGAAATGTAAAAATAAAAGACTTATTTAATGGTGATAGAATATTTAATATTCCAAAATATCAAAGAGCCTATGCTTGGGAAGAAGAAGAAAATCTAGCATATTTTCTAGATGATTTAAAAAATCAAAGAAGTGAAAAAAGTTATTTTTTAGGCACTTTACTCTTTCATGAAAGAAAAAGCCGTGGTGAGTATGAATTTGTAGACGTAGTTGATGGACAGCAGCGTCTAACAACAATTATTATATTCATGAAAGTAATGATAAATATTTTAATAGATCAAGGAAGCAATAAGGTTAGCAATAAAACATACTCAAGATATATATATGATGGACACAGTTACAAGTTAGAGTTAGAAAATGAAGATAGTAGTTTCTTGCATAATAAAATATTTGGAGATACTGATGCTATAGAATTTGAAACGCCATCACAAAAAAGACTTTATTTGGCTAAGGTTTATTTTTACAATGAACTATCTTCATTGAATTTAACTGACCTAGAGAATATATTCTCAATTTTAATTGAAGCTGATGTTATTCTTTATGTTGTAAATAAAATATCAGACGCAACTCAAATATTTGAACTGTTAAATGACAGAGGGAAGAAATTAACTGATCTAGAAGGAATCAAAAGTTTTCTAATGTATCGCATTGGCTGTTTAAATTTAAAAGATAATGGAGATCAATCCATTGATACCATACAAAATAATTTTGCTTCCATATATAGAAAAATTGAAAAGTACAATATAAATGAAAATGATGTTTTGAGGTATCATACTATAGCATTTGAAGAATCAAAAGCTCATTACTACAATAACCCAGAAGGATTCATCAAAAATAAAATAAATGCTTTTTTCAAAGAATCTATTGATGATTTAGAAATTAAACATGAAATAATGGCATATACAGAACGATTGAGAAATGGATTTGATATATTCAATATAATAAAAGAAAACTCAATTAGCCTCGATCACCTTAACAACTTGTTTATGATTGGGAGGGTTAACCCATTTTACCCATTACTAATGCACACATATAAATATAATTTTAATAACTTCAGTGAATTTTCAAGGGATCTTACTAAATTCACATTTAGATCATCTCTTGTTGGTCTTAAGAATGATAATGAAGTATTCTATAAATACATAAGAAATGCAGAGAATTTCAGCAATTTATTTAAGTGGATAACAAATGATAACTGGTGGGATATAAATAAAAGAGCTGATGAGACTTTAAGCAATAGAAATCATTATGTGCGAATCAATAATAATATTATCAAATATATTTTATTCTCCTATGAAAATCACCTAAGAAAAATTAAAGGCTATCCATTAATAACAATTGAGACATATTTTTCAGATGATAAAAGAGAAAAACTTAATATTGAACACATCACAGCGCAAAGAGCAAAAAACATAAATTCAACTATCGAGTTTGAAGAGAACTATTTACATTCATTAGGAAATCTTGTACTAGATACAATATCTTCTAATTCAAGAAAAAGTAATAATTCAGTAGATGATAAGCTTCAAGAATATTCTAAGTCGCCAATAATGTCACAAAATGAGATTAATGATGAAAAAATAGATTGGGATAATATTGAAGAAGTCAAACTCTTTATTGACAAGCGAAATGAAATGTTACTTAGCTTTATAAAAACACATCTACTGTAA
- a CDS encoding ATP-binding protein — translation MFHNLQMITRQLYPHLVEHLAQFPAVALLGPRQAGKTTLAEVLCAQRESCLYLDLESPTDRNKLLDPEAYLSQHEDKLVILDEVQRLPELFQPLRSLIDRGRKKGLHHGRFLLLGSASGDLLRQSGESLAGRIAYLELPPFQVLETPPTAQDVLWVRGGFPTSFLAVNDRQSVVWRQNLISTYLERDIPSYGTRIPAETLRRFWTMLAHNQGGMLNVSQLGKNLMVDTKTVSRYLDLLVDLLLVRRVLPWHSNVGKRLVKSPKVYIRDSGLVHALLGIHDADTLLGHPVVGNSWEGFCMENLLNAAPFNTTSGFYRSSAGAEVDLLLDIAGQGLWAIEIKRSAIAKPRRGFYQACDDLQPAKRLLVYPGNERYPIGEGVEVVGLRLLVEQLQQLA, via the coding sequence ATGTTCCATAATTTGCAGATGATTACCCGACAGCTATACCCACACCTTGTTGAACATTTGGCACAATTCCCCGCCGTAGCCTTACTGGGGCCGCGTCAGGCCGGTAAGACAACACTGGCGGAAGTGCTGTGCGCACAGCGTGAATCCTGTCTTTACCTTGATCTCGAAAGCCCGACTGACCGTAATAAGTTGCTTGATCCCGAAGCCTATTTGAGTCAGCACGAAGACAAGTTGGTGATTCTGGATGAAGTGCAACGTTTGCCAGAACTGTTTCAGCCGTTACGCAGCCTGATTGATCGCGGCAGAAAAAAAGGGCTGCATCACGGACGCTTCTTGTTACTGGGGTCTGCCTCCGGTGATTTGCTGCGGCAATCAGGTGAAAGCCTCGCGGGGCGGATTGCGTATCTGGAATTGCCACCGTTTCAGGTGCTGGAAACACCACCTACCGCGCAGGATGTGCTGTGGGTACGCGGCGGTTTCCCCACCAGTTTTCTGGCAGTGAATGACCGGCAAAGTGTCGTGTGGCGGCAAAACCTGATCAGCACTTACCTTGAACGGGATATTCCTTCTTACGGCACACGCATTCCGGCGGAAACCTTGCGGCGTTTCTGGACAATGCTGGCACACAATCAAGGCGGAATGCTCAACGTGTCGCAGTTGGGTAAAAACCTAATGGTTGATACCAAAACCGTGAGTCGCTATCTCGATTTATTGGTCGATTTGCTGCTGGTAAGACGAGTGTTACCCTGGCATAGCAATGTAGGCAAGCGCTTGGTGAAATCCCCCAAGGTGTATATCCGTGACAGTGGTCTGGTTCATGCCTTGCTGGGTATCCACGATGCCGATACTTTGTTGGGGCATCCCGTGGTGGGTAACAGTTGGGAAGGTTTTTGCATGGAAAACCTGCTGAATGCTGCTCCCTTTAACACTACCTCTGGTTTTTACCGCAGCAGTGCGGGGGCAGAAGTTGATCTGTTGCTGGATATTGCGGGGCAAGGTTTGTGGGCGATCGAAATCAAACGCTCTGCCATTGCCAAGCCGCGCCGTGGGTTTTATCAAGCGTGTGATGACCTGCAACCTGCCAAACGTTTGTTGGTGTATCCGGGCAACGAACGCTACCCGATTGGCGAGGGTGTGGAAGTGGTGGGATTGCGCTTGCTGGTGGAGCAATTGCAGCAGTTAGCGTGA
- a CDS encoding Fic family protein, with translation MSPADKLAQSLSALKALQDQQRVGIQSSELTRTHRERLLQQGFLREVMKGWFIPTRPDERQGESTSWYASFWGFCHDYLNTRFGTEWCLGAEQSISLHVGNWTIPRQLLVRSPKAGNKPTALLHGTSLLDLRLEIPAPAYIQTLDGIRVMRLEVALIQCLPRQFSANPIEMRAALAMLPDASNLLRHLLEGGNSVVAGRLAGAFRNIGRDAIADNLLATFRSAGYSVSEQDPFADRPTLPLQRRSHSPYVNRLRMMWQQYRQPVIEHFNVTPNPVTDATSYLQHVEEVYLTDAYNSLSIEGYRVNTQLIEQVRSGQWNPQTNPADREHLDAMAARGYWQAFQAVKHSVAKVLQGENAGTVASHDLDTWYRELFAPSVTAGMLSAVNLAGYRNHPVYIRHSQHVPPNHEAVRELLPALFELMENEPEPAVNVVLSHFFFVYIHPYMDGNGRCGRFLMNLMMAAGGYPWTVVPLAKRDEYMDALEQASVGQNIVPFTRFIAGLAAA, from the coding sequence ATGTCCCCAGCCGACAAACTGGCACAATCCCTGAGTGCCTTGAAAGCCTTGCAAGACCAACAGCGCGTTGGCATCCAAAGCAGCGAGCTAACCCGCACCCACCGCGAACGCCTGCTGCAACAAGGTTTCCTGCGCGAAGTCATGAAGGGCTGGTTCATCCCCACCCGCCCGGATGAACGCCAAGGTGAAAGCACTTCTTGGTACGCATCCTTCTGGGGTTTCTGTCACGATTATCTAAATACCCGCTTTGGCACTGAATGGTGTTTGGGCGCAGAACAATCCATCAGCCTGCACGTCGGCAACTGGACAATTCCCCGGCAATTGCTGGTACGTTCCCCCAAGGCAGGCAATAAGCCGACAGCACTCTTGCATGGCACATCATTGCTGGATTTGCGCTTAGAGATTCCCGCCCCTGCATACATCCAAACCCTTGACGGTATTCGCGTTATGCGGCTGGAAGTCGCACTCATCCAATGCTTACCGCGCCAGTTCAGCGCCAACCCGATTGAAATGCGGGCAGCGTTGGCAATGTTGCCCGATGCGTCCAACCTGTTACGGCATTTGTTGGAAGGCGGCAATAGTGTCGTGGCGGGGCGTTTGGCTGGTGCATTCCGCAATATCGGGCGGGATGCCATCGCTGATAATCTGCTTGCCACTTTCCGCAGTGCCGGTTACAGCGTTAGCGAGCAAGACCCATTTGCGGATAGGCCGACGTTACCTTTGCAACGCCGCAGCCATTCCCCTTATGTCAACCGCTTACGCATGATGTGGCAGCAATACCGCCAGCCTGTCATCGAGCATTTCAACGTTACCCCCAATCCAGTCACGGATGCGACAAGCTACCTGCAACACGTCGAAGAGGTGTATCTGACCGATGCTTACAACTCCCTCTCCATCGAAGGCTATCGGGTCAACACCCAACTGATTGAACAAGTACGCAGCGGGCAATGGAATCCGCAAACCAACCCCGCCGACCGCGAACATCTGGATGCGATGGCGGCACGCGGTTACTGGCAAGCCTTTCAAGCGGTCAAACACAGCGTTGCTAAAGTATTGCAAGGCGAAAACGCAGGTACAGTTGCCAGCCACGACCTCGATACGTGGTATCGGGAACTGTTTGCCCCCAGCGTTACCGCCGGTATGCTGAGTGCTGTCAATTTGGCGGGCTACCGCAATCACCCCGTTTACATCCGCCATTCTCAACACGTCCCACCCAACCACGAAGCGGTGCGCGAACTCCTGCCCGCCTTGTTTGAACTCATGGAAAATGAACCCGAACCCGCCGTGAATGTGGTGCTGTCACACTTTTTCTTTGTGTACATTCACCCGTATATGGATGGCAACGGGCGCTGCGGGCGTTTCCTGATGAATCTCATGATGGCAGCAGGCGGCTACCCGTGGACAGTCGTCCCATTAGCAAAGCGCGACGAATACATGGATGCGCTGGAACAGGCCAGTGTTGGGCAAAACATTGTGCCGTTTACTCGCTTCATCGCTGGGTTGGCAGCAGCTTGA
- a CDS encoding helix-turn-helix transcriptional regulator, which yields MVVMSQPRTYSRYTIAASQLLGQQIRLGRKRRKWTAHALAERAGISRSTLQKIESGDMGVAIGLVFEVAALVGVRLFDADSTELNRQISHTSEVLALLPKHTHPDRQEVEDDF from the coding sequence ATGGTCGTTATGTCACAACCCCGTACCTATTCCCGTTACACCATCGCCGCCAGCCAGTTGCTCGGTCAGCAAATCCGCCTCGGACGCAAGCGGCGCAAATGGACAGCACACGCGCTGGCTGAACGCGCCGGAATTTCCCGTTCCACCTTACAAAAAATTGAAAGCGGCGATATGGGTGTGGCTATCGGCTTGGTGTTTGAAGTGGCGGCATTGGTCGGCGTGCGTCTGTTTGATGCAGATAGTACCGAGTTAAATCGGCAAATCAGTCACACCAGCGAGGTATTGGCGTTGTTGCCAAAGCATACCCACCCCGACCGGCAGGAGGTAGAGGATGATTTCTGA
- a CDS encoding type II toxin-antitoxin system HipA family toxin, translated as MISDTKGYKEAFVWVWLPQATAPVVAGRLTPDGKRLRFNYGKRYLENSQAIPLYAPELPLQAGVLPMPPNADMPGCLRDAAPDAWGRRVILNRKLGLRGAAADSAQLDELTYLLESGSDRIGALDFQASATEYVPRSSPMATLEELLESAARVEQGIPLSPELGQALQHGSSIGGARPKALLEDGRRKLVAKFSASTDWYNVVKSEFIAMRLAQVAGLQVAQVELASALGKDVLLIERFDRLHTQDGWQRKIMVSALTLFGLDEMLARYASYEDLAELVRHRFTDPTSTLRELFARLVFNILVGNTDDHARNHAAFWDGEMLTLTPAYDICPQGRTGNEATQAMLIAGNNRMSRIAECLDAAHHFLLERQQAIAVVEQQLHSIGDHWLAVCDEAELSAVDRQLLWGRQFLNPFAFEHLDGDAAELAVLAADIRQV; from the coding sequence ATGATTTCTGATACCAAGGGCTACAAAGAAGCCTTTGTGTGGGTCTGGTTGCCGCAAGCTACCGCGCCGGTGGTGGCGGGCAGGCTGACACCCGACGGTAAACGCCTACGCTTCAACTACGGCAAGCGTTACTTGGAAAATTCGCAAGCGATTCCGCTGTATGCGCCAGAGTTACCGTTGCAAGCGGGCGTGCTGCCAATGCCACCGAATGCCGATATGCCGGGGTGTCTCCGTGATGCTGCCCCGGATGCGTGGGGACGGCGCGTTATCCTCAACCGCAAACTGGGCTTACGCGGTGCAGCGGCGGATAGCGCCCAACTGGACGAACTGACCTATTTGCTGGAATCGGGTTCTGACCGGATTGGCGCATTGGATTTTCAGGCATCAGCGACGGAATACGTGCCACGTTCCAGCCCAATGGCAACACTGGAGGAATTGCTGGAATCCGCCGCACGGGTGGAGCAAGGCATACCCTTAAGCCCGGAATTAGGGCAAGCCTTGCAGCATGGCAGTTCCATTGGCGGGGCGCGTCCCAAAGCCTTACTGGAAGACGGCAGGCGTAAGCTGGTTGCCAAGTTTTCTGCTTCGACCGATTGGTACAACGTCGTCAAGAGTGAATTCATCGCGATGCGCTTGGCACAGGTGGCGGGGCTACAAGTGGCACAGGTGGAACTGGCTTCGGCGCTGGGCAAGGATGTATTGCTGATTGAGCGTTTTGACCGCCTTCATACGCAAGATGGCTGGCAGCGTAAAATCATGGTTTCCGCGCTGACGTTGTTTGGGTTGGATGAAATGCTGGCGCGTTATGCCAGCTATGAAGATTTGGCAGAATTGGTGCGCCACCGTTTCACTGACCCGACCAGCACCTTGCGCGAATTGTTTGCCCGCTTGGTGTTCAATATTCTCGTCGGCAATACGGATGACCATGCCCGCAACCATGCCGCGTTTTGGGATGGTGAAATGCTCACGCTTACGCCTGCGTATGACATTTGCCCACAAGGGCGCACGGGTAATGAAGCGACACAGGCGATGCTGATTGCGGGCAATAACCGCATGAGCCGCATTGCCGAGTGTCTGGATGCTGCCCATCATTTTTTGCTGGAACGGCAGCAGGCAATCGCCGTGGTCGAGCAACAATTGCATAGCATTGGCGACCATTGGCTTGCGGTCTGTGATGAGGCGGAATTATCGGCGGTCGATCGGCAATTGCTGTGGGGACGGCAGTTCCTGAACCCATTTGCATTTGAGCATTTGGACGGGGATGCGGCAGAGCTTGCGGTGCTGGCGGCTGATATTAGGCAGGTGTGA
- a CDS encoding DUF6998 domain-containing protein: MIDHQKFQSLVKQLYTTVKALEDMFPGRHFTPDGHLVGSLGECLVADAYGLTLQPASNKGYDAISASGREVEIKATQADSVGFRSQPTHAIIIKIRADGTFEEIFNGSGHLIWQQFAGKTLPSNGQFQISLTKLRKLNESVASTDRLPRIANL, from the coding sequence ATGATTGATCACCAAAAATTCCAGTCCCTAGTCAAGCAGCTTTACACCACCGTTAAGGCGTTGGAAGACATGTTTCCGGGGCGACATTTCACGCCTGATGGTCATCTGGTGGGCAGTCTTGGCGAATGCTTGGTGGCGGATGCTTACGGGCTGACGTTACAACCAGCCTCCAACAAAGGATACGACGCGATTAGCGCATCCGGGCGCGAAGTCGAAATTAAAGCCACGCAAGCCGACAGTGTAGGATTTCGTAGCCAGCCAACCCATGCCATCATTATCAAAATACGCGCCGATGGTACGTTTGAAGAAATATTTAACGGGTCGGGGCATCTAATATGGCAACAGTTTGCAGGCAAGACGCTTCCCAGCAATGGGCAATTTCAAATCTCGCTAACCAAACTGCGCAAACTCAATGAATCCGTCGCCTCGACAGACCGTTTACCCAGAATCGCCAACCTATAA